The Magallana gigas chromosome 6, xbMagGiga1.1, whole genome shotgun sequence genome includes the window tacactGAAGGGATATAAAAAATGTTGGCTGTTATTAATAACAAAGAATTATActtaatgtaatgattttatctgTTGTAGTCTGACCTCGGACTTTTGCCTGAGACTGATCTCTTGGAGAACGCCCTCATTGACGCTGACATCCACTCATTCTTTGACGATCAAGAGCAGCTAAATACCAAATCACAAGATGTAGTGCACGATCATGACTACTTTGCTCAGAAATCTCCCAGTGCTGCTAGTGACAGTGGGATATCCAGTACAGGAGCTTACTCCCCCCACAGCATGAGTGAGGATCCCCCCCAGAGTAGCCCCAGGGAGAGTTCCCTGTCTGGGTCCCCTCGCAGCCAATCAAATCTCGACATGGACTTTCAAATCAATTCGCCAAATGAAGGCCTCAGTGATACTACCCCAATTACTTTTGAAAACTTTGACTTTAAAAACTTTGACATGAGCACCATTGACACTGGTGCTTTTCTAGGAGACACAGACTTTCTGTCCTTTGGAGATGGGACCAAGGACTCTGATGTGACAATCAATGTGATGGACTCTGATCTCATGGTGGAGACAATTAGCAGCTCTTCTCAGACTCCCACCGGCAGCTCCGTAAAGTCAACCAAAATCATCAAAGTGTGCTCCAGCAAGAGCGATACTCTGCCGTTCACAATGAAGGATGTATCCAGTGTCACCTCATCATCACAGGTAGGCAGTGTGTTACAGTCATGTCTCCCACAACTGTTACCTGTAGCTGGCAATCTGTGAAGGACCACAGGTGGTCTGTGTACTACACTGTACTTCTTTATAATAGCtagattctgaaaaaaaaatctatgtttTATGCTTGATATATTGAAAACATGACAATTTTTAGTTTTCATGAGCTTTTGTGCTCAAAATTTGTGcagcatattttgtttttgatgttGTTGGCATTGTTGTAATTGTGACTGGTAGGTTTTACGTAAAACAAGAATGAAAAAAACTTCACCACAGAGAAATACAAACTTTGAGGCCATAGGTgttggataaaaaaaacaagctaGACATTCTCTTCCTCGGCCCAACCTCTGGCTGTAGTTATTGATAATAACGGTATTCACTGTCGCAAACAAGGATCTATAATGTGGATCCACTTACACAAATATTGTGGATACACAATGGATGctttaatacaatgtattttgacCAATCCAACAGTAGCTGTTAGATTTAACGATTAATACCTTGGCTGAATACTCTTGTATTTCTGTAGTTCCCATAGTTTAATCCTCGTTCATTTCCTGTAGTTCCCAGAGCTGCAGCTAACCGAGGAAGAGCAGGAATTGTTGGCCCGGGAGGGGGTCACACTACCGACCAACATGCCACTTACCAAGGAGGAGGAGAGGGTCCTGAAAGCCGTCCGCCGCAAAATCAGAAACAAGGTCAGTAGGTCATTGTCAAATTATAATTCGTGCTGTGGGAATAGTTTCATTGATATTTGGGTTGATATTGCACATTTATAGTAAAAAATATTAGACAGCTTATTGACATGAATGTAAGACATTTTGTAGCAAgtgataaatgataaattaaaaacacataAAGTCCTATTTTGTGCATGTCATTTACTTTAATTCTTAGGAATGATTGATCAATGAAGACACAGTATTAAAGTAAATAGGGAGTTGTGTATAGAGATATTTGGTAACGTGAGTTTTATTGTTTCAGGCGTCGACCAAAGAGAGCCGTGGTGATATTTGGTTATGtgatttttattgtttcagGCGTCGGCCAAAGAGAGCCGTGGTGATATTTGGTAACGTGAGTTTTATTGTTTCAGGCGTCGGCCAAAGAGAGCCGTGGTGATATTTGGTAACGTGAGTTTTATTGTTTCAGGCGTCGGCCAAAGAGAGCCGTAAGAGAAAGATGGATTACGTGGAGGGACTGGAGAAACGGGTCAAAATGTCAACAACAGAGAACAGCCAGCTCAAAAAGAAAGTGGACGGCCTAGAGAAACAAAATACGTAAGGGAATCTTGTTTAATGGGTTTAGTgggatgattttattttattaataaaagttaGGTAGGGAGGGGTCATTTACTGAGTAACTATGGAATCATCATCGTTggtgggggaccaatgttttTCTGGCTTTTGGGGTAACCGTTGGGGTAACCGTTGGGGTAACCGTTGGGGTAACCGTTGGGGTAACCGTTGGGGTAACCGTTGGGGTAACCGTTGCCAAtgaattacatccccacaatagtatatacaagcatttgttcaaaatttattaaaattatcatagacttgctaccaacgaaattacgtccccacaaaCCAGAAAAATGAtggctacccacgaacattgacgaataaaaatgattccacagtaatagaGAGGGTCATTTCAATTTGGGAGGGTCAATGAGATGTTTAAGAACTATCAATGTAGCTTCACaaacaaaagttaaaaatgtggAGTTAAATTGAAGTAAATGCCTTTAATGTACCCCATAAGCCATTATGACTGTTAACATGATGATTGCATAGATTGAATGCTGCTTACAGGCACCTGGTCCAGCAGCTGAAGAAGCTCCAGGCCCTGGTCCTGTCCAAGGCTAGTAAGCCCCAGGCCAGCACCTGCCTGGTGGTGCTGGTCATGTCCTTCGCCTTCCTGATCGCCCCCAACATCGACCCCTTCGGAATCAAGCAGGACAAACTGTCCGACCCTAAATCCATCCCCATACCCGGTAAGAGGAATGTAAAGCTATTATTAAGTCTGTGATTTACATCAATCACAAAAGGTTTTATACTCTgcactgtggtttcattattactGATTGAATAACAAtctctgtcgatattaatgatTGAATAACAATCTCTGTGTATCTATGTTAAGGAGATAATAATGCGACAATGAAAATTATTGTAATTGTTCACAAACTTACTTATCATTGAAGCTGTGTATTTTTACTacattaaagagacagtacagctgaaaacatgtgtgaataacttcagatttacctattgtatcgttagggaataagaaataacgtttattgtaatagttgaaatacatgaaaatccctttcacatatttacggtaattaacgtaattatgagcttccggaaattcaaGGGCCGTACAtaccggaataatcttatatcgtttatttgtaccacgtggactttgattgacagtaattgacacgtgctgaaaactacaagatcttcgtcccactacggtcatcatggaaaacgag containing:
- the LOC105326649 gene encoding uncharacterized protein isoform X2 is translated as MAVESDPDVLDLLFDKSAGILKSELPDIHTLDFSDLGLLPETDLLENALIDADIHSFFDDQEQLNTKSQDVVHDHDYFAQKSPSAASDSGISSTGAYSPHSMSEDPPQSSPRESSLSGSPRSQSNLDMDFQINSPNEGLSDTTPITFENFDFKNFDMSTIDTGAFLGDTDFLSFGDGTKDSDVTINVMDSDLMVETISSSSQTPTGSSVKSTKIIKVCSSKSDTLPFTMKDVSSVTSSSQFPELQLTEEEQELLAREGVTLPTNMPLTKEEERVLKAVRRKIRNKASAKESRKRKMDYVEGLEKRVKMSTTENSQLKKKVDGLEKQNTHLVQQLKKLQALVLSKASKPQASTCLVVLVMSFAFLIAPNIDPFGIKQDKLSDPKSIPIPGKSRSLLHSPDEAHDLDTDPYGLTIKPGPPWEVPPKTPAIPIPPNVVVETIDDDVISKHVDNTDSVRAVNLSTDNVTAQFAPVKVEADSQDYSDTPDHRHRQDL
- the LOC105326649 gene encoding uncharacterized protein isoform X1, which gives rise to MALLATCLADIQISQENESDGIENFLTELFKGQKLALFGELKACDNMNTVEDSDSEMTEQNLNALMSSSDSDENWSMYESDQENNPIKGDWDVSDDILSDLGLLPETDLLENALIDADIHSFFDDQEQLNTKSQDVVHDHDYFAQKSPSAASDSGISSTGAYSPHSMSEDPPQSSPRESSLSGSPRSQSNLDMDFQINSPNEGLSDTTPITFENFDFKNFDMSTIDTGAFLGDTDFLSFGDGTKDSDVTINVMDSDLMVETISSSSQTPTGSSVKSTKIIKVCSSKSDTLPFTMKDVSSVTSSSQFPELQLTEEEQELLAREGVTLPTNMPLTKEEERVLKAVRRKIRNKASAKESRKRKMDYVEGLEKRVKMSTTENSQLKKKVDGLEKQNTHLVQQLKKLQALVLSKASKPQASTCLVVLVMSFAFLIAPNIDPFGIKQDKLSDPKSIPIPGKSRSLLHSPDEAHDLDTDPYGLTIKPGPPWEVPPKTPAIPIPPNVVVETIDDDVISKHVDNTDSVRAVNLSTDNVTAQFAPVKVEADSQDYSDTPDHRHRQDL